The Theropithecus gelada isolate Dixy chromosome X, Tgel_1.0, whole genome shotgun sequence genome includes a window with the following:
- the CETN2 gene encoding centrin-2 isoform X1, producing MASNFKKTNMASSSQRKRMSPKPELTEEQKQEIREAFDLFDADGTGTIDVKELKVAMRALGFEPKKEEIKKMISEIDKEGTGKMNFGDFLTVMTQKMSEKDTKEEILKAFKLFDDDETGKISFKNLKRVAKELGENLTDEELQEMIDEADRDGDGECLNQKCTQ from the exons GCCTCCAACTTTAAGAAGACAAACATGGCATCAAGTtcccagagaaaaagaatgagtcCTAAGCCTGAGCTTACTGAAGAGCAGAAGCAGGAGATCCGGGAAGCTTTTGATCTTTTCGATGCGGATGGAACTGGCACCATAGATGTTAAAGAACTTAAG GTGGCAATGAGGGCCCTGGGCTTTGAacctaagaaagaagaaattaagaaaatgataagTGAAATTGACAAAGAAGGGACAGGAAAAATGAACTTTGGTGACTTTTTAACTGTGATGACCCAGAAAATG TCTGAGAAAGATACCAAAGAAGAAATCCTGAAAGCTTTCAAGCTCTTTGATGATGATGAAACTGGGAAGATTTCGTTCAAAAATCTGAAACGCGTGGCCAAGGAGTTGGGTGAGAACCTGACTGATGAGGAGCTGCAG GAAATGATTGATGAAGCTGATcgagatggagatggagag TGTCTCAACCAGAAGTGCACACAGTAA
- the CETN2 gene encoding centrin-2 isoform X2 produces the protein MASNFKKTNMASSSQRKRMSPKPELTEEQKQEIREAFDLFDADGTGTIDVKELKVAMRALGFEPKKEEIKKMISEIDKEGTGKMNFGDFLTVMTQKMSEKDTKEEILKAFKLFDDDETGKISFKNLKRVAKELGENLTDEELQEMIDEADRDGDGEVSEQEFLRIMKKTSLY, from the exons GCCTCCAACTTTAAGAAGACAAACATGGCATCAAGTtcccagagaaaaagaatgagtcCTAAGCCTGAGCTTACTGAAGAGCAGAAGCAGGAGATCCGGGAAGCTTTTGATCTTTTCGATGCGGATGGAACTGGCACCATAGATGTTAAAGAACTTAAG GTGGCAATGAGGGCCCTGGGCTTTGAacctaagaaagaagaaattaagaaaatgataagTGAAATTGACAAAGAAGGGACAGGAAAAATGAACTTTGGTGACTTTTTAACTGTGATGACCCAGAAAATG TCTGAGAAAGATACCAAAGAAGAAATCCTGAAAGCTTTCAAGCTCTTTGATGATGATGAAACTGGGAAGATTTCGTTCAAAAATCTGAAACGCGTGGCCAAGGAGTTGGGTGAGAACCTGACTGATGAGGAGCTGCAG GAAATGATTGATGAAGCTGATcgagatggagatggagaggtCAGTGAGCAAGAGTTCCTGCGCATCATGAAAAAGACCAGCCTCTATTAA